A single Harpia harpyja isolate bHarHar1 chromosome 6, bHarHar1 primary haplotype, whole genome shotgun sequence DNA region contains:
- the SYCP3 gene encoding synaptonemal complex protein 3, which yields MAPSGRKHGGKACKPAQEDQAIPAYDFKEERKELSGSEEDIREGETPVMDKHGKKRALVTTHVVPDDVGGEVQNMLERFGADINKALLAKRKRLEMYTKASLKTSNQKIEHVWKTQQEQRQKLNHEFSQQFLTLFQQWDVDVQKAEEQEEKLANMFRQQQKVFQQARVVQSQRLKTIKQLYEQFLKSMEELEKSNENLLAGAQSELRKEMAMLQKKIMMDTQQQEMATVRKSLQSMLF from the exons ATGGCACCATCGGGAAGAAAGCATGGAGGAAAAGCTTGTAAACCAGCACAGGAAGATCAAGCCATACCTGCCTATGACtttaaggaggaaagaaaagagctgagTGGATCAGAGGAAGATATTAGAGAAG GCGAAACACCGGTAATGGACAAGCATGGAAAGAAGAGAGCTTTGGTGACTACTCATGTCGTTCCAGATGATGTGGG GGGTGAAGTACAGAATATGCTGGAAAGGTTTGGAG CTGACATTAACAAGGCTTTGTTAGCTAAGAGGAAAAGATTAGAAATGTATACGAAAGCCTCACTCAAAACCAGTAACCAGAAGATTGAACATGTTTGGAAAACACAGCAGGAGCAAAG GCAGAAGCTCAATCATGAGTTCTCCCAGCAGTTCCTGACTTTATTTCAGCAATGGGATGTAGATgtgcagaaagcagaggagcaggaagaaaaactaGCG AATATGTTTCGTCAGCAACAAAAAGTTTTTCAACAGGCAAGAGTAGTTCAGAGTCAGAGACTGAAAACCATTAAGCAACTCTATGAGCAATTCTTAAAG AGCatggaagagctggaaaagagCAATGAAAATCTTCTAGCTGGTGCACAAAGTGAACTTCGCAAAGAAATGGCAATGTTGCAGAAGAAGATTATGATGGACACC caacagcaggagaTGGCAACTGTTCGCAAGTCTCTTCAGTCCATGTTATTCTGA